From the genome of Synergistaceae bacterium:
CCCACCTCTCCAAAATCCACTCCGCCGCCCTGCGGGCCTCGTTAAGGGCGGGGCCGTCGGCGTGGGGGGATGAACCCTCGTCCATCGGCCTTCTCAGCGCTCGGCCGCTCATCTCGTTCAGCAGGCCGCGCCTCTTCAGCAGGTCGAACAGCGCGTCGAAGCGCGGCTTGCCCCAGAGGAGCCTCCCCGGAAGCAAGCCCCTGCGCGCCAGCCACGCGGTCGCGTCCTGCAGGACGGTGCGCGCTCCGCCCCTTCTGCCCGCCCTCATCAGGAAGACCTCCCTGCCCGCGGTGATCGCCTCCGACACCATCGAGACGGAGTCGTCCGTCACGAACAGTCGCGAGCAGAGGCCGAGCATTCCCGGCACTGGGTTGAATTCGTCCTTGGAGGCTATCAGCAGCATCCGCACGGAGGAGTACAGGGGGACCAGCAGCTCCAGCACCTCGCAGGCCGCAGCCGACGTCCGCCTGGATGTCGTGATGTACAGGTCGATCCCCATGCTCTCCGCCGCCGCAAGTACGGGAGGCAGGTTGAACGATACCCACTCGGCCGAGATCTCGTAGTTGACGTCGTCACCGCCTATCATCAGTCCCCACGTGCCCTTCGAGCCCTCGAATGGCGGATATAGCTCCGCCAGCTCCCACCCGCGCCTCTCGAGCTCGTCGGGGAAGATGGCGTTGGGCGCCCCCAACGTGGTCAGGACGTTCAGCTCGGGGCGAGGGTGATCGTGCCAGGGGACCACGGCGAAGTCGAACGACGAGGGAGGGATGGCCGACGGGGTCATCAGGACGCACGACCTCCCTCGGACTATCCTGGATAAGGCGAGAGCGAAGGGCGCGGCCGAGCTTCCCGCCGCCACGAACAGGGCGCCGTCCCCGGAAAGCCCGCGCGAGGCCAGCTCCCTCCTCGCGGTCTCGAAGAGAGGAGCGCCGCCCGTCTCGTCCAGCCACGCAAGCAGGTCCAGCGACTTCATCGCGGGCAGCCTGCGCCCCTTGATCTTCAGCAGCTCCACCCGCCTTTTGCCCTCGATCGCGGGGACGTCCATCTCCACGACGTCGGCCCCCGTAAAGCGCGACAGCCACCCGGAAAGACCGCGGCTCTGCGAAATATGACCGCGGATCAGGTCGCTCATTATGAAGATCAACGACGGTCCGGAGAGCGCCGTGTCTCGTCTTGTGATGCGCTCGGTCGGCATCGGCCCCGCTCGTCCGCTCAGGGGGTGTTGAATCCCGCCCCGCGGATGATGCGGCGCACCTCCTCTAGGTCCTCGGGCGTGTCCACGCTGGGGCCAAGCTTCGCGCCGCAGGTGACTCCGACCTTCATGTTGTAGCCGTGCTCCAGTATCTTGAGCTGCTCCAGCGATTCTGCGCGCGACAGAGGCGTGGGCGGCAGGGAGACGAAGCGGTAGAGGAAATCCCTTCTGAACGAGTATATGCCTATGTGCTCGTACACGGGAGGCGCTCCCTCGGACACTCGGACGAAGGGGATGAGGCTGCGGCTGAAGTAAAGGGCGAAGCCCCGCAGGTCGCGCACGACCTTCACCGCAGAGGGGTCGTCCAGCAGCGCTTGGTTGGAGAGGGGCGAACACAGGGTCGCCGACAGCGCCGTCTCGTCCTCGACGAGAAGGTTCGCCGCCTCTTCAACCATGACGGGATCGAGAAGCGGCTCGTCCCCCTGGATGTTCAGCACTATGTCGCAATCGAACGGCCGGACTGCCTCCGCGACGCGGCTGGTGCCGTCCGGGTGGTCGGGCGAGGTGAGAACCGCCTCTCCGCCGAAGCCCCTTACGGCCTCCATTATCCGCTCGTCGTCCGTCGCGACCACCAGCCTGTCCAGCACGCCGGACTCGCTCGCCCTCTCGTAGACCCTCTGGACGAGCGTCTTGCCGCAGACGTCGGCCAGCGGCTTGGCCGGAAGCCGGGTGGACGCGTATCTCGCAGGGATGACCCCAAGTATCCTCATGCCTTTTCTCCTTCCTGAGCGGGCGCTGCCGAGAGGCGAACTGCACGTGCGCGGGCGTGCATCCTCTCCCTGTCGAGAGGCTCTATCTCCTTCACGATCCAGTCGCGCATGGCCTTCCCCTCGGGAGTCTGCTGGGCGTAGCTCATGAAATCCAGCTTGCGTCCGAGCGCCTTGGCCACCCTCCACGCCATCACCGGCCAGGCCTGCCCTATGTCGCCTATCACGGGGATGGCGTCCTCGAGGCGGGCGAACGCGGACATCTCCATCCTGAAGGGGATCTTCGAGAGCTTCGTCTTCGGCAACCCCTTGTCTATCGCCTGCTGGACCAGCGAGCTCTCCAGCTCCAGGTCCCTCGCCCTGCGCAGATTCTCGTCGAGGTCGATGCGCACCAATGTCTTCCCGCGAAGGGAGAAGACCGGCAGCCCCTTCCACCAGGACCAGATGCCGTGCCCCGTGTAGCACTCGAACGGGCCGTCGTGTATCTCCTGCGTCAGGGCGACGGCGGACTCGATGATCACGTCCGCGGAGGCCAGCATCGCCGCTATGCGCGCCGACCTCTCGAAGATCGAGATGCTGTCCCCTATCGCCATGCCGACATGCCCGCTGCCGACCATCTGCGG
Proteins encoded in this window:
- a CDS encoding nucleoside-diphosphate sugar epimerase, which produces MPTERITRRDTALSGPSLIFIMSDLIRGHISQSRGLSGWLSRFTGADVVEMDVPAIEGKRRVELLKIKGRRLPAMKSLDLLAWLDETGGAPLFETARRELASRGLSGDGALFVAAGSSAAPFALALSRIVRGRSCVLMTPSAIPPSSFDFAVVPWHDHPRPELNVLTTLGAPNAIFPDELERRGWELAELYPPFEGSKGTWGLMIGGDDVNYEISAEWVSFNLPPVLAAAESMGIDLYITTSRRTSAAACEVLELLVPLYSSVRMLLIASKDEFNPVPGMLGLCSRLFVTDDSVSMVSEAITAGREVFLMRAGRRGGARTVLQDATAWLARRGLLPGRLLWGKPRFDALFDLLKRRGLLNEMSGRALRRPMDEGSSPHADGPALNEARRAAEWILERW
- the kdsB gene encoding 3-deoxy-manno-octulosonate cytidylyltransferase — its product is MRILGVIPARYASTRLPAKPLADVCGKTLVQRVYERASESGVLDRLVVATDDERIMEAVRGFGGEAVLTSPDHPDGTSRVAEAVRPFDCDIVLNIQGDEPLLDPVMVEEAANLLVEDETALSATLCSPLSNQALLDDPSAVKVVRDLRGFALYFSRSLIPFVRVSEGAPPVYEHIGIYSFRRDFLYRFVSLPPTPLSRAESLEQLKILEHGYNMKVGVTCGAKLGPSVDTPEDLEEVRRIIRGAGFNTP